A genomic region of Trifolium pratense cultivar HEN17-A07 linkage group LG3, ARS_RC_1.1, whole genome shotgun sequence contains the following coding sequences:
- the LOC123914926 gene encoding uncharacterized protein LOC123914926: MVTRRIATSSDSILGDNDPNQQLVDLLAAVRVLQEQNLVQQQRNEEHHRLQDEARARETELRTQLEQRERERKEQMEARERELRQQIDLLRNNVVGAETTRMMPKVFQPFSEEIQAVVVPRHFREPTIDSYDGSGDPQSHVSTFQTQMFISGADDTLSCKIFAGTLKDVAHKWIAGLPARSVTSFEDLATRFVAQFAANSEKPFLLADLFDVRQRQTESLKNYLARFNSATLKVTEPNEDIFVMAFEKGLSSGTFSEALTLRKANSMNEIRMRAEKHIEAEDFAREKGSREIRGKDQTTEDRRERMKKRLGRDDVPRNSRNERVDRPERDAPPRVNSWDENFTPLTKRRSQILKEVMNTQIIKRPPPNPRPMGDEAGQWCEYHRAYGHNTDNCRTLRMHIEKLVQEGHLGRYVQGRGGGHHDKRPAPNKNTSRSPKRGRGKEKSQDKESGGEHERKDRGIVNTIAGGFSGGGATSSARKRYSRSSLTCNMVGVYAFKEHPQISFTFQDFAGIYPHDDDPLVISVVTAGFQIKRAMVDTGSSANVLFLEVFEKLGLPKEVMREHRGALLGFSGESVEIIGYVDLRTTFGEGGNAKTIIVKYIIVDAQSSYNFILGRPALNGLGAAVSTAHLCIKYPLQGDGVGTIKADQSTARKCYDDSLRSRKVERGKLVNDQRWNFLDLDPRDLSREEEEWRPRPAEEVKEIQIGAEPGQKTKVGTSLSEAMEEELRHTLRKNIDLFAWSAKDMPGIDPNFICHRLAISLDAKVVQQRKQKMSLEKQKAIEEETQKLVKANFIREVKYPTWLANVVMVKKSSGKWRMCTDYTNLNKVCPKDAYPLLSIDQLVDNASGCGLLSFMDAYSGYNQIRMHPEDEEKTAFMTDRANFCYKVMPFGLKNAGATYQRLMDKVFKNEIGKTIEVYVDDMVVKSAQERDHQSSLSKVFGLLRKYDIKLNPEKCSFGVQAGKFLGFMLTRRGIEINPEKCAAIMEMRSPISAKEVQRLIGRIASLTRFLPCSADKNLPFFQLLRKNEKFCWTEECEGAFQKLKEFLTTPPILVKPKLGTPLILYLAVSEKACSSVLVQEEGKEQKPVYFTSKVLHGAELRYQKIEKVALALLSSARRLRPYFQSHTIIVRSDQPIRQVLQKPDLAGRMVTWSVELSEFDIIFEPRGAIKAQALAYFIVEMTTEKGSLAPVSWILSVDGSSNLKGSGAGVTLEGPDGVLIEQSLRFEFKASNNQAEYEALVAGMRLALEVGVKELEARSDSQLVTGQVTGSFQTKDPQLSKYLEKVAKLIQKFKSFKLSHVPRDQNSRADLLARLASTKRPGSNRSVIQETLARPSIDQEELLFVTEELESWMGDIIRYLKEDQLPGQENEALRVKKKATKFVIISDQLFKRGFSSPLLKCLAPKQAEYVTAEVHEGACGSHIGGRALAAKVLRAGYYWPTMKEDCADYVKKCDKCQRFSNLHHAPPEHLSSVVSPWPFFKWGVDILGPFPEAAGQVKFLVVAVDYFTKWIEAEPVATITAERIRKFYWKKIICRFGLPAVLVTDNGTQFASSRVADFCKEWGIKLSFTSVEHPQTNGQAESANKVILQGLKKRLEAAKGLWVEELPMVLWSYHTTPHSSTQETPFKMVYGSYAMIPIEINEPSARVLFARLEENSINLQANLDLQDEVRNRAHVKEEACKRRAARRYDSKVKKRIIKEGDLVLRRKPGVKTPGKLFPHWEGPFRVKEDLGKGAYRLEHLGGSKVPRTWNAANLRYYFS; this comes from the coding sequence ATGGTGACACGCCGCATAGCAACTTCGTCGGATTCCATTTTGGGAGACAATGACCCCAACCAGCAGCTTGTTGACCTGCTGGCAGCAGTGCGGGTGCTTCAAGAACAAAACTTAGTGCAGCAACAACGGAATGAGGAGCATCATCGCCTTCAGGATGAAGCTCGGGCTCGAGAGACCGAACTGAGAACGCAGTTGGAACAACGTGAGCGTGAGCGCAAGGAACAGATGGAAGCTAGGGAGAGGGAGTTGAGGCAACAAATCGATCTCCTACGAAACAATGTTGTCGGTGCGGAAACTACCAGAATGATGCCCAAAGTCTTCCAGCCCTTTTCGGAGGAAATCCAAGCAGTAGTTGTTCCTCGCCATTTTCGTGAGCCAACAATCGATTCCTATGATGGATCAGGTGATCCTCAAAGTCACGTCTCAACTTTCCAAACACAGATGTTCATAAGCGGAGCTGACGACACACTGAGCTGTAAGATTTTTGCTGGTACTCTAAAAGATGTGGCTCATAAGTGGATTGCAGGGCTTCCTGCTAGGTCAGTTACGAGTTTTGAAGACCTTGCAACTCGTTTCGTGGCCCAGTTTGCAGCGAACAGTGAGAAGCCGTTCTTGTTAGCTGATTTGTTTGATGTTCGTCAGCGCCAAACTGAATCGCTGAAGAATTACTTGGCACGTTTCAACAGCGCCACGCTCAAAGTGACAGAGCCCAACGAGGATATCTTTGTCATGGCTTTCGAGAAAGGGCTAAGCTCAGGAACTTTCAGTGAAGCTTTGACTCTGCGTAAGGCGAATTCCATGAATGAGATTCGAATGAGAGCAGAAAAGCACATTGAAGCTGAAGACTTTGCTCGCGAGAAAGGATCCAGGGAGATACGAGGAAAGGACCAAACAACCGAAGACCGAAGAGAAAGGATGAAGAAGAGGTTGGGAAGAGATGATGTGCCGAGGAATTCTCGTAATGAGCGGGTAGATAGACCAGAGCGCGATGCACCGCCCAGAGTAAATTCTTGGGACGAAAATTTCACTCCTCTAACTAAGAGGAGATCTCAAATACTTAAGGAGGTGATGAACACTCAGATCATTAAGCGACCACCCCCAAACCCTCGTCCCATGGGAGATGAAGCTGGTCAGTGGTGTGAATACCATAGAGCATATGGACATAACACGGATAATTGTCGAACTCTCCGTATGCATATTGAGAAGCTGGTACAAGAGGGTCATCTAGGAAGGTATGTGCAAGGAAGAGGTGGAGGTCATCACGACAAGAGGCCAGCTCCTAACAAAAACACAAGTCGGTCTCCAAAGCGTGGACGAGGAAAAGAGAAATCGCAAGACAAAGAGTCAGGAGGAGAACATGAAAGGAAGGATCGGGGAATTGTAAACACCATTGCTGGAGGATTCTCAGGAGGCGGAGCAACCAGCTCAGCTAGGAAAAGATACTCGCGTTCTTCCCTGACTTGTAATATGGTGGGAGTCTATGCATTCAAAGAGCACCCTCAGATTTCCTTTACTTTCCAGGATTTCGCAGGGATATATCCTCATGATGATGACCCCTTAGTCATATCTGTGGTCACCGCTGGTTTCCAAATCAAGCGGGCAATGGTGGACACCGGAAGCTCAGCAAATGTTCTATTCTTGGAGGTCTTTGAAAAATTAGGTTTACCTAAAGAGGTCATGAGGGAACACCGAGGAGCTTTACTAGGGTTCTCGGGAGAGTCAGTGGAAATCATAGGGTACGTGGACTTGCGTACTACATTTGGAGAAGGTGGGAATGCAAAAACTATAATAGTAAAGTACATTATAGTGGACGCACAATCATCCTACAACTTTATTTTAGGAAGACCAGCACTAAATGGTTTGGGAGCAGCAGTTTCAACTGCTCACTTGTGCATCAAGTACCCACTGCAAGGAGATGGTGTTGGAACTATCAAAGCAGATCAATCGACGGCAAGAAAGTGCTACGACGACAGTTTGCGAAGCAGGAAGGTTGAAAGGGGAAAGTTAGTTAATGATCAACGTTGGAACTTTTTGGATCTCGATCCAAGAGACCTCAGTAGGGAAGAGGAGGAGTGGCGCCCGAGACCAGCAGAGGAAGTGAAAGAAATTCAGATTGGAGCAGAGCCAGGACAAAAAACTAAGGTGGGGACATCTTTGTCAGAAGCAATGGAGGAGGAGCTGAGGCATACACTTAGAAAGAATATAGATCTATTTGCATGGTCTGCCAAAGATATGCCAGGAATAGATCCAAATTTCATATGTCACCGTTTGGCCATCAGCTTGGATGCTAAGGTTGTGCAGCAGCGAAAACAGAAGATGAGCTTAGAAAAGCAGAAAGCAATAGAAGAAGAGACTCAGAAGCTGGTAAAGGCAAACTTTATCCGTGAGGTGAAATACCCGACCTGGCTCGCAAATGTGGTGATGGTGAAGAAGTCTTCAGGGAAATGGAGAATGTGCACGGACTATACTAATTTAAACAAGGTGTGTCCTAAAGATGCCTACCCACTACTTAGCATCGATCAATTGGTGGACAATGCTTCAGGGTGTGGACTCCTTAGTTTTATGGATGCATACTCAGGCTATAACCAGATAAGAATGCATCCAGAAGATGAGGAGAAGACTGCTTTCATGACCGATAGAGCTAATTTTTGCTACAAAGTTATGCCATTTGGTTTAAAAAATGCTGGAGCTACATATCAACGGTTGATGGATAAAGTTTTCAAGAATGAGATTGGCAAAACTATAGAGGTGTACGTGGATGATATGGTGGTAAAATCAGCCCAAGAGAGGGATCACCAAAGTAGTCTTAGTAAGGTGTTTGGCTTATTGAGAAAGTATGACATCAAACTAAATCCTGAAAAGTGTTCATTCGGAGTTCAGGCTGGAAAATTCCTAGGTTTCATGCTGACCAGGAGAGGGATAGAGATAAATCCAGAGAAATGTGCAGCCATCATGGAGATGAGGAGTCCCATCAGTGCGAAGGAGGTACAACGGTTAATAGGAAGAATCGCTTCACTCACAAGGTTCTTGCCATGCTCAGCAGACAAAAATCTTCCATTTTTTCAATTacttagaaaaaatgaaaagttttgTTGGACTGAGGAATGTGAAGGAGCTTTTCAGAAGTTGAAGGAATTTTTGACAACACCACCCATTCTTGTAAAGCCAAAGTTGGGCACTCCACTAATACTATATTTGGCTGTATCTGAGAAGGCTTGTAGCTCGGTGCTTGTTCAAGAGGAGGGTAAGGAGCAGAAACCTGTGTACTTCACAAGTAAAGTATTACATGGAGCCGAGCTACGATACCAAAAAATTGAGAAAGTTGCGCTAGCCTTGCTTTCCTCCGCTAGAAGGCTCAGACCTTATTTTCAGAGTCACACTATAATAGTTCGATCAGACCAACCAATCAGACAAGTACTGCAAAAACCAGATTTAGCGGGGAGAATGGTTACCTGGTCAGTGGAATTGTCTGAGTTTGACATCATTTTTGAGCCAAGGGGAGCCATAAAGGCGCAGGCTTTGGCATATTTCATAGTGGAGATGACAACAGAAAAAGGAAGTCTTGCACCTGTTAGTTGGATTCTATCAGTGGATGGCTCATCCAACCTGAAGGGAAGTGGGGCAGGAGTGACGTTGGAAGGACCAGATGGTGTTTTGATCGAACAATCTTTAAGGTTCGAATTTAAAGCAAGTAATAATCAGGCGGAGTACGAGGCTTTGGTAGCGGGAATGCGTTTGGCATTGGAAGTGGGAGTTAAAGAGCTCGAAGCAAGAAGTGATTCACAGCTGGTTACTGGACAGGTGACCGGAAGTTTTCAAACAAAGGACCCTCAACTTTCGAAGTACCTTGAAAAAGTGGCTAAGTTAATTCAGAAATTCAAAAGCTTCAAATTGTCGCATGTTCCAAGAGATCAAAACAGCAGAGCAGATTTGTTGGCTAGGTTGGCCAGTACCAAACGACCAGGGAGTAACAGATCAGTGATCCAAGAGACTTTGGCACGTCCAAGTATAGATCAAGAAGAGCTCTTGTTCGTAACAGAAGAGTTGGAGTCATGGATGGGAGATATTATTCGATACCTAAAGGAAGACCAACTTCCAGGGCAGGAAAATGAGGCTCTAAGAGTCAAGAAGAAAGCAACCAAGTTTGTTATCATTTCAGACCAACtttttaagaggggtttttctAGCCCACTTCTAAAATGTTTGGCTCCTAAGCAAGCTGAGTATGTGACAGCTGAGGTGCATGAAGGGGCCTGTGGAAGTCATATTGGAGGACGAGCTCTTGCGGCGAAGGTTCTTCGAGCAGGTTACTATTGGCCGACGATGAAAGAGGATTGTGCTGATTATGTAAAGAAGTGCGATAAGTGTCAAAGGTTCTCAAATCTCCACCATGCACCTCCGGAACATCTAAGCTCGGTGGTTTCCCCATGGCCCTTTTTTAAATGGGGAGTTGATATTTTAGGTCCATTTCCGGAGGCAGCGGGTCAGGTGAAATTTTTAGTAGTTGCTGTGGACTACTTTACTAAGTGGATAGAAGCAGAACCAGTGGCCACCATCACAGCTGAAAGGATCAGAAAGTTCTATTGGAAGAAGATTATATGTAGGTTTGGTCTCCCGGCAGTGCTAGTAACCGACAATGGAACACAATTTGCCAGCTCACGTGTTGCTGATTTCTGCAAGGAATGGGGAATAAAACTTAGCTTCACATCGGTGGAACACCCTCAAACAAATGGTCAAGCTGAGTCGGCTAACAAGGTAATCTTGCAAGGTTTGAAGAAAAGGTTGGAGGCAGCTAAAGGGTTATGGGTAGAAGAATTACCAATGGTCTTGTGGTCTTACCATACTACCCCTCACTCTTCCACTCAAGAAACTCCATTCAAAATGGTGTATGGATCATATGCTATGATTCCAATCGAGATCAATGAACCTAGTGCGAGAGTCCTTTTTGCTCGTTTGGAAGAGAATTCTATTAACCTGCAGGCCAATTTAGACCTCCAGGATGAAGTTCGAAATCGAGCACATGTGAAAGAGGAGGCTTGTAAAAGAAGAGCAGCTAGAAGATATGATTCAAAAGTCAAGAAAAGGATTATTAAGGAAGGGGATTTAGTGCTGAGAAGGAAACCAGGAGTAAAGACACCTGGAAAGCTCTTCCCACACTGGGAAGGTCCATTCAGAGTTAAGGAAGATTTAGGGAAGGGAGCTTATCGTTTGGAGCATTTAGGTGGTAGTAAGGTACCGCGGACTTGGAATGCGGCAAACCTCCGTTATTACTTCAGCTaa
- the LOC123916817 gene encoding uncharacterized protein LOC123916817 isoform X2, translating into MFLHLQQNPHSDDSISDDDDNRHDLPNDVLSFQHNSTNKQHELPLPARLDLLKGRFCNQNSSSSFQKLLQDEEVEMPDFNEGDFRDVSGEVVADSDSGEEDTVSEDDEGSTVLSTRRLHKYGPQFIRNDNEVRDTKRKSEPLLCFKESASCSSYHATYSKANSSGIWSKAKPRFSLQSVTHKYGHIGSSISNIDRLPEIMKAVDPRASASLAENHLEDDDIVELDLDTEPSETEALPHEFNLPLMADIFDNLQDKTDLYPHENQRKVKPVRLFQKNSRSHLPETVVDSEDSPEPVDSGSSSDNEESYQHMKITFPGKKMQTMADRFHEALGSSSVIAENVGALNSLRTGIFEKLQQVMQKEKETDIDFSKKLQAGARPDGEFGCVDVNIISRYLDGKLIVCHCSVSKSTQNFLLQAKEMGFDGSKGGQRTIIFNPRVCDNVDLEVGSLIRIHPPWKEVQVGNDTIILCSYFSEV; encoded by the exons ATGTTCCTCCAC TTACAGCAAAATCCACATTCAGATGACAGCATTTCCG ATGACGACGACAATCGACATGATCTCCCTAACGATGTGCTTTCATTTCAACACAACTCCACCAACAAG CAACATGAACTACCTCTTCCCGCACGGTTAGATTTGTTAAAAG GAAGATTCTGTAATCAGAATTCGTCTTCTTCATTTCAG AAATTGCTCCAAGATGAGGAGGTTGAAATGCCCGACTTCAATGAGGGTGACTTCCGGGATGTATCAGGAGAGGTGGTTGCTGATTCAGATTCAGGTGAAGAAGATACTGTTTCTGAAGATGATGAG GGTAGCACTGTCCTCTCGACCAGACGCCTCCATAAATATGGTCCTCAGTTTATAAGAAATGATAATGAAGTTAGAGATACAAAGAGGAAATCAGAACCATTGCTATGTTTTAAAGAAAGCGCTTCATGTTCGTCATACCATGCTACCTACTCCAAAGCAAATTCATCTG GCATCTGGAGCAAAGCTAAGCCAAGATTTTCATTGCAATCAGTGACACATAAATATGGGCACATTGGCTCTTCTATCTCTAATATTGATAGGCTGCCTGAAATTATGAAAGCTGTTGATCCTAGGGCTTCTGCAAGTTTAGCTGAAAATCATCTTGAAGATGATGACATAGTGGAATTAGATTTAGACACTGAGCCTTCTGAAACCGAAGCTCTTCCACATGAATTTAATCTTCCCCTAATGGCTGATATTTTTGACAACCTCCAAGATAAAACTGATCTG TATCCACATGAAAATCaaagaaaagtaaaaccagTGCGGCTTTTTCAGAAGAATAGTAGATCCCACTTGCCAGAGACAGTTGTTGACAGTGAAGACTCCCCTGAACCTGTGGATAGCGGATCATCAAGTGACAATGAG GAAAGCTATCAACACATGAAAATCACTTTCCCAGGAAAGAAAATGCAGACCATGGCAGATAGATTTCATGAGGCTTTAGGGTCTTCCTCTGTTATCGCTGAAAATGTTGGAGCACTTAATTCATTGAG AACTggaatatttgaaaaactacagCAGGTGAtgcagaaagaaaaagaaacagacATAGACTTCTCAAAAAAGTTACAAGCTGGAGCTAGGCCAGATG GTGAATTTGGCTGTGTTGATGTAAACATCATTTCAAGATACCTGGATGGAAAGCTGATTGTTTGTCATTGCTCAGTTAGCAAGTCTACCCAG AATTTTCTCTTACAAGCTAAAGAAATGGGATTTGATGGCAGCAAAGGTGGTCAAAGAACCATTATCTTCAATCCAAGAGTTTGCGACAATGTTGACCTTGAAGTGGGGAGCTTAATCCGCATTCACCCTCCATG GAAGGAAGTTCAAGTTGGAAATGATACTATTATCCTGTGTTCTTATTTCTCCGAAGTTTGA
- the LOC123914928 gene encoding two-component response regulator ARR14-like: MSLSSVSSFSSFSSIRELFSQQFSTKIRVLMIDHDINLLNSIEKVCSQFYYTVKTCSNVSDALNLLMEKKDNFDLLLIEAIMPNVNSYEFLQYVRQQIDIPVIMMSADDSRSVVMKAIEDGACDYWIKPLTDNLIMNMWQHVARKMWNENKNLKFGVEVSLKKGEIYDSKLPLIDPKIGVINTSVEQKSVEKNNDKPESSTKTRVKWTQELKRKFASAIMELNADKAQPNKILARMNVPGLTREHVASHLQKYREKLKRGDTKKQKKQNRTAETKRETKISNGSSEFDFQAYDASTPHVVPNNFIPTNFPHQPNNFIPPEVNAAPFNFYQTDSEEETSSASIYQQNCSGFDFQAYDASTPHVVPNSFIPTNFPHQPNNFIPPEVNAAPFNFYQTDSEEETSPASIYQQNCSGFDFQVYDASIINPSLVDYYPNELVYY; the protein is encoded by the exons ATGTCACtttcttctgtttcttctttttcttctttttcttctatacGAGAGTTGTTTTCTCAACAATTTTCAACCAAGATTAGGGTTCTTATGATTGATCATGATATCAATCTTCTCAATTCTATTGAGAAAGTATGCAGTCAATTCTATTACACAG tcaagaCATGCTCCAATGTTTCGGatgctttgaatcttttgaTGGAAAAAAAGGATAATTTTGATTTGCTACTAATTGAAGCTATAATGCCCAATGTGAATTCATATGAATTTTTGCAATATGTTAGGCAACAAATCGATATTCCTGTTATTA TGATGAGTGCGGATGACTCAAGAAGTGTTGTGATGAAGGCTATTGAAGATGGAGCGTGTGATTATTGGATCAAACCTTTGACTGATAATCTAATTATGAACATGTGGCAACATGTTGCAAGAAAAATGTGgaatgaaaataaaaacctaaaatttgGGGTTGAAGTCAGTCTGAAAAAAGGGGAGATATATGATTCAAAATTGCCTTTAATTGATCCAAAAATAGGAGTGATCAACACTAGTGTGGAACAAAAGAGTGTAGAAAAGAATAATGACAAACCTGAATCGTCAACAAAGACACGTGTTAAATGGACACAAGAGTTGAAGAGAAAGTTTGCTAGTGCTATAATGGAACTCAATGCCGATA aggCACAACCCAATAAAATTCTTGCAAGGATGAATGTGCCTGGGTTGACAAGAGAGCATGTAGCTAGTCACTTACAG AAATATAGAGAGAAATTGAAGAGAGGAGatacaaagaaacaaaaaaaacagaACAGAACTGCAGAAACAAAAAGAGAAACCAAGATTTCAAATGGATCTTCAGAATTTGATTTTCAAGCTTATGATGCTTCTACTCCTCATGTTGTTCCCAACAATTTCATCCCAACAAATTTTCCTCATCAGCCCAACAATTTCATTCCTCCTGAAGTTAATGCAGCTccatttaatttttatcaaactGATTCTGAGGAGGAAACTAGTTCAGCTTCTATCTACCAGCAGAATTGCAGTGGATTTGATTTTCAAGCTTATGATGCTTCTACTCCTCATGTTGTTCCCAACAGTTTCATACCCACAAATTTTCCTCACCAGCCCAACAATTTCATTCCTCCTGAAGTTAATGCAGctccttttaatttttatcaaactGATTCTGAGGAAGAAACTAGTCCAGCTTCTATCTACCAGCAGAATTGCAGTGGATTTGATTTTCAAGTTTATGATGCTTCTATTATTAATCCATCTCTCGTTGATTATTATCCAAACGAGCTTGtatattattga
- the LOC123916817 gene encoding uncharacterized protein LOC123916817 isoform X1 — MFLHLQQNPHSDDSISDDDDNRHDLPNDVLSFQHNSTNKQHELPLPARLDLLKGRFCNQNSSSSFQKLLQDEEVEMPDFNEGDFRDVSGEVVADSDSGEEDTVSEDDEGSTVLSTRRLHKYGPQFIRNDNEVRDTKRKSEPLLCFKESASCSSYHATYSKANSSGIWSKAKPRFSLQSVTHKYGHIGSSISNIDRLPEIMKAVDPRASASLAENHLEDDDIVELDLDTEPSETEALPHEFNLPLMADIFDNLQDKTDLVGGNSRNATLILLTCFQYPHENQRKVKPVRLFQKNSRSHLPETVVDSEDSPEPVDSGSSSDNEESYQHMKITFPGKKMQTMADRFHEALGSSSVIAENVGALNSLRTGIFEKLQQVMQKEKETDIDFSKKLQAGARPDGEFGCVDVNIISRYLDGKLIVCHCSVSKSTQNFLLQAKEMGFDGSKGGQRTIIFNPRVCDNVDLEVGSLIRIHPPWKEVQVGNDTIILCSYFSEV, encoded by the exons ATGTTCCTCCAC TTACAGCAAAATCCACATTCAGATGACAGCATTTCCG ATGACGACGACAATCGACATGATCTCCCTAACGATGTGCTTTCATTTCAACACAACTCCACCAACAAG CAACATGAACTACCTCTTCCCGCACGGTTAGATTTGTTAAAAG GAAGATTCTGTAATCAGAATTCGTCTTCTTCATTTCAG AAATTGCTCCAAGATGAGGAGGTTGAAATGCCCGACTTCAATGAGGGTGACTTCCGGGATGTATCAGGAGAGGTGGTTGCTGATTCAGATTCAGGTGAAGAAGATACTGTTTCTGAAGATGATGAG GGTAGCACTGTCCTCTCGACCAGACGCCTCCATAAATATGGTCCTCAGTTTATAAGAAATGATAATGAAGTTAGAGATACAAAGAGGAAATCAGAACCATTGCTATGTTTTAAAGAAAGCGCTTCATGTTCGTCATACCATGCTACCTACTCCAAAGCAAATTCATCTG GCATCTGGAGCAAAGCTAAGCCAAGATTTTCATTGCAATCAGTGACACATAAATATGGGCACATTGGCTCTTCTATCTCTAATATTGATAGGCTGCCTGAAATTATGAAAGCTGTTGATCCTAGGGCTTCTGCAAGTTTAGCTGAAAATCATCTTGAAGATGATGACATAGTGGAATTAGATTTAGACACTGAGCCTTCTGAAACCGAAGCTCTTCCACATGAATTTAATCTTCCCCTAATGGCTGATATTTTTGACAACCTCCAAGATAAAACTGATCTGGTGGGTGGAAATTCTAGAAATGCTACCCTTATTCTTTTGACATG TTTCCAGTATCCACATGAAAATCaaagaaaagtaaaaccagTGCGGCTTTTTCAGAAGAATAGTAGATCCCACTTGCCAGAGACAGTTGTTGACAGTGAAGACTCCCCTGAACCTGTGGATAGCGGATCATCAAGTGACAATGAG GAAAGCTATCAACACATGAAAATCACTTTCCCAGGAAAGAAAATGCAGACCATGGCAGATAGATTTCATGAGGCTTTAGGGTCTTCCTCTGTTATCGCTGAAAATGTTGGAGCACTTAATTCATTGAG AACTggaatatttgaaaaactacagCAGGTGAtgcagaaagaaaaagaaacagacATAGACTTCTCAAAAAAGTTACAAGCTGGAGCTAGGCCAGATG GTGAATTTGGCTGTGTTGATGTAAACATCATTTCAAGATACCTGGATGGAAAGCTGATTGTTTGTCATTGCTCAGTTAGCAAGTCTACCCAG AATTTTCTCTTACAAGCTAAAGAAATGGGATTTGATGGCAGCAAAGGTGGTCAAAGAACCATTATCTTCAATCCAAGAGTTTGCGACAATGTTGACCTTGAAGTGGGGAGCTTAATCCGCATTCACCCTCCATG GAAGGAAGTTCAAGTTGGAAATGATACTATTATCCTGTGTTCTTATTTCTCCGAAGTTTGA
- the LOC123914927 gene encoding protein FAR1-RELATED SEQUENCE 2-like codes for MNAGELIVTHKKEIGDTKFYTLTKYCRDVYERTVVYDGDTIQCSCRFFDSRGLPCSHIFHVMKEEHVDHIPSTLVLSQWTKDAKIDYLNMVDVNDPVDSDVIELARFGAYCSVLTTFCKEASKKNGVVEDPIGTQKLVVGDPIPVQSKGAPKKKKNDTKALRHCTHCKTTTHNAKTCSIHVPSVQHVPPVQHVTSVPHVPPVYQVYGMNVGANSTSCYGLLQQVMKSADQQ; via the exons ATGAATGCCGGTGAATTGATTGTTACGCATAAAAAGGAAATTGGAGATACAAAGTTTTATACATTGACTAAATATTGTCGGGATGTGTATGAAAGAACAGTTGTTTACGATGGTGATACAATCCAATGTTCGTGCCGGTTTTTTGATTCTCGTGGACTTCCTTGTtctcatatttttcatgtgatgAAGGAAGAACATGTTGATCACATTCCTAGCACTTTGGTATTGTCGCAATGGACCAAGGATgctaaaattgattatttgaaCATGGTGGATGTTAATGATCCAGTTGATTCCGATGTGATTGAGCTTGCCCGTTTTGGTGCATATTGTTCTGTTTTGACAACATTTTGCAAAGAAGCTTCTAAAAAGAATGGTGT tGTTGAGGATCCTATTGGAACACAAAAGTTAGTTGTTGGTGATCCTATCCCGGTTCAGAGTAAAGGTgctccaaagaaaaaaaagaatgacaCAAAAGCTCTCAGGCATTGTACACATTGCAAGACTACAACTCATAATGCAAAGACTTGTTCG ATACACGTACCATCTGTACAACATGTTCCACCTGTACAACATGTAACTTCTGTACCACATGTACCACCTGTATACCAAGTTTATGGAATGAATGTTGGTGCAAATTCAACTTCGTGTTATGGTCTATTACAACAGGTGATGAAATCTGCTGATCAACAATAA